ACTTTGCCTGCCCGTTGGACATCAGTAGTAGGGCTAGCGACAGCAAATGCATGGCGGCGAATGTAGCACACCCCCTTCAGTCGTGCAGCCCGCGCTCGTCGGGTTCGTCGGTCGAGGTGCTGATGACGCTGGTGTGCTGCCCCTTGGCTTTGCGCCAGGCATAGACCCCATAGCCCGACAAGCCATAGAGCACGAACACGCCGAACAGCACGCTGGGCGGGTCGATGTTGACCACGGCAATGGCCAGCGCGATCAGCACGATGACGGCAAAGGGCACGCTTTTCTTGAGCTGCACGTCCTTAAAGCTGTAGAACGGCACATTGGTCACCATGGTCAGGCCGGCGTAGAGCGTGCAGGCGAACATGATCCAGGTCACCGTGCTCCAGTCCAGCCAGCCATCCTCGCCCGGGCGCACGCCAGCATCCGTCAGCAGCCAGATGAAGCCGGCCACCAGGGCAGCGGCAGCGGGCGACGGCAGGCCCTGGAACCAGCGCTTGTCCACCACGCCGGTGTTGACGTTGAAGCGCGCCAGGCGCAGCGCCGCGCACGAGCAGTACACAAAGGCTGCTATCCAGCCCCAGCGCCCCAGGCCCTGCAGCGCCCACATGTAGGCGATCAAGGCCGGCGCCGCGCCAAAGGACACCATGTCGGACAGTGAATCCATCTGCTCGCCGAAGGCGCTTTGCGTATTGGTCATGCGCGCCACGCGGCCATCCAGGCTGTCGAACACCATGGCCCAGAACACGCCAGCCGCCGCCAGATCGAAGCGCGCATCCACGGCCATGACAATGGCGTAGAAGCCGCCGAACAGCGCCGCCAGCGTGAACAGGTTGGGCAGGATGTAGATGCCCTTGCGGCGCTTGCGCACCAGCACGCCGCGCGTGGTATCGCCGCCTTGGCCTTCTTGCATCAAATCGACCTCCAACGCCCGCCAGTCAAGCGCGGGCAGCTACTATTTCAATAGTATCCGCAGGCTGCGGAAAAGCCCTGCAGTGTAGCCGCGCCGCAGCACGCAAAAAAGGCCACCGAAGTGGCCTGCGAGGAATGCGGCGCCCGCGCAGCGGGCGCGGGGCATCAGTTGCGGCTCTGATCGACCAGCTTGTTCTTGGCGATCCAGGGCATCATGGCGCGCAGCTGGGCGCCCACTTTTTCGATGCTGTGGTCGGCCAGGTTGCGCCGGCGGGCCGTCATGCTGGGGTAGTTCAGGCGGCCTTCCTGGATGAACATCTTGGCGTACTCGCCGTCCTGGATGCGCTTCAAGGCATTGCGCATGGCCACGCGCGACTGCTCGTTGATGACCTCGGGGCCCGTGACGTACTCGCCGTACTCGGCGTTGTTGGAGATCGAGTAGTTCATGTTGGCGATGCCGCCTTCGTAGATCAGATCCACGATGAGTTTCAGCTCATGCAGGCACTCGAAGTAGGCCATCTCGGGCGCGTAGCCGGCTTCGACCAGCGTCTCGTAGCCCATCTTGATCAACTCGACCGCGCCGCCGCACAGCACGGCCTGCTCGCCGAACAGGTCGGTCTCGGTCTCTTCCTTGAAGTTGGTCTCGATGATGCCGGCCTTGCCGCCGCCGTTGGCCATGGCATAGCTCAGTGCCAGGTCGCGTGCGCGGCCCGACTTGTCCTGGTGCACGGCAACCAGGTGGGGCACGCCGCCGCCCTGGGTGTAGGTGTTGCGCACCGTGTGGCCGGGCGCCTTGGGCGCCACCATCCACACGTCCAGGTCGGCGCGCGGCACGACCTGGTTGTAGTGGACGTTGAAGCCGTGGGCGAAGGCCAGCGAAGCGCCCTGCTTGATGTTGGGTTCGACGTTGTTGCGATAGACCTCGGCGATCTGCTCGTCGGGCAGCAGGATCATGACCACGTCGGCAGCCTTGACGGCGTCGTTGACTTCCAGCACGTTCAGGCCGGCCTTGCCGACCTTGTCCCAGGACGCGCCACCCTTGCGCAGGCCCACCACGACCTTCACGCCGCTGTCGTTCAGGTTCTGGGCGTGGGCGTGACCTTGCGAGCCATAGCCGATGATGGCCACGGTCTTGCCCTTGATCAGCGAGAGGTCACAGTCCTTGTCGTAGAAAACTTTCATGTCTGAATGGCTCCGATTGAGTAGTGATGGGTGAAGTGGAAAACAGGCGATTGTCCTACAACGCCCTAGACGCGCAGGATGCGCTCGCCCCGGCCAATGCCGCTGGCGCCGGTGCGCACGGTCTCCAGGATGGCCGTGCGGTCGATGGCCTGCAGGAAGGCGTCGTTCTTGGGCTGGTCGCCGGTCAACTCGATGGTGTAGCTCTTGTCGGTCACGTCGATGATGCGGCCACGGAAGATGTCGGCCATGCGCTTCATCTCCTCGCGCTCCTTGCCCACGGCGCGCACCTTGACCATCATGAGTTCGCGCTCGGTGTAGGCACCCTCGGTCAGATCGACCACCTTGACGACTTCGATCAGGCGATTCAGGTGCTTGGTGATCTGCTCGATCACGTCATCCGAGCCGGTGGTCTGGATGGTCATGCGCGACAGCGACGGGTCTTCCGTCGGCGCCACGGTGAGCGATTCGATGTTGTAGCCCCGCGCCGAGAACAGGCCCACGACGCGCGACAGCGCACCGGCTTCGTTCTCGATCAGGACGGCGATGATGTGTTTCATGGGTGAGCTTCCTCTTTTTGCGACGACAGCACGATCAACAAGTGGTCGCAGAAAACTGTCGTTTTTCGCTGCCCTCCCCTGGCGCCGGTAAGCGCCAGGCTTGGCAGGCAATAGATTCGTCAGTGAAGAAATTTGCTATCTTGATGATAGCTATCAACGCTTGACTGGCAAGCGTTTCTGGCCGATTTGACTCTTTTTTATGTTCAGAGGTCTTCAGAGCCCAGCAGCATCTCGGTGATGCCTTTGCCGGCCTGCACCATGGGGAAGACGTTCTCGGTCGGATCGGTGCGGAAGTCCATGAACACGG
This portion of the Melaminivora jejuensis genome encodes:
- the pssA gene encoding CDP-diacylglycerol--serine O-phosphatidyltransferase, which codes for MQEGQGGDTTRGVLVRKRRKGIYILPNLFTLAALFGGFYAIVMAVDARFDLAAAGVFWAMVFDSLDGRVARMTNTQSAFGEQMDSLSDMVSFGAAPALIAYMWALQGLGRWGWIAAFVYCSCAALRLARFNVNTGVVDKRWFQGLPSPAAAALVAGFIWLLTDAGVRPGEDGWLDWSTVTWIMFACTLYAGLTMVTNVPFYSFKDVQLKKSVPFAVIVLIALAIAVVNIDPPSVLFGVFVLYGLSGYGVYAWRKAKGQHTSVISTSTDEPDERGLHD
- the ilvN gene encoding acetolactate synthase small subunit, coding for MKHIIAVLIENEAGALSRVVGLFSARGYNIESLTVAPTEDPSLSRMTIQTTGSDDVIEQITKHLNRLIEVVKVVDLTEGAYTERELMMVKVRAVGKEREEMKRMADIFRGRIIDVTDKSYTIELTGDQPKNDAFLQAIDRTAILETVRTGASGIGRGERILRV
- the ilvC gene encoding ketol-acid reductoisomerase, encoding MKVFYDKDCDLSLIKGKTVAIIGYGSQGHAHAQNLNDSGVKVVVGLRKGGASWDKVGKAGLNVLEVNDAVKAADVVMILLPDEQIAEVYRNNVEPNIKQGASLAFAHGFNVHYNQVVPRADLDVWMVAPKAPGHTVRNTYTQGGGVPHLVAVHQDKSGRARDLALSYAMANGGGKAGIIETNFKEETETDLFGEQAVLCGGAVELIKMGYETLVEAGYAPEMAYFECLHELKLIVDLIYEGGIANMNYSISNNAEYGEYVTGPEVINEQSRVAMRNALKRIQDGEYAKMFIQEGRLNYPSMTARRRNLADHSIEKVGAQLRAMMPWIAKNKLVDQSRN